ATTATTTAAATAAATACTGCTGTTTTATTATAATAATAGGTTTCCACAGCTTGCTGCAGGGGAAGCACTTTTAAGAAAGTTCCCTAACCATTGTTCCCCTGGTATGACCTGGAATCAcgatcatttacctcctctccccaaTCTCAAAGCAGCATTGCTGGTAGTTGGCATAAAGAACTTTCGGAGCTTTGTTTTGGAGTGTGGAAAGTCATGGTTGCTCAACAAGGGGTTGGGATCGATGGGATATAGCAGGACTGCGTTGGGAACAGCAAGTACAGGAGGGAGCACTAAGGCGAGAAGGCACTAGTACTTAAGGCAgggaactccattccctagctaccaactccattcctctctcaGGCAACATTCTAAAATTAAGCCATtctattcgcaaccttggtgttacatttgaccctgaTTTGAGCTTCAGACCTCATATTCGCAtcatcactaagacagcctatttccacctccgtaacattgaccGACTTTGGCCCCGTCtccgctcatctgttgctgaaaccgtcatgcctttgttatctctagacttgactatttcaacacactcctgaatggtctcccacattctaccctaaaCTCGAggtcatgtcttaactcgcaccaagtcccattcccctatcaaccctatgctcgctgacctacattggctcctgatcaagcaacgtattaaaattttcatccttgctttcaaatccctccatggctttgcccctccgtattctgtaatctccttcagccctagaaACTTCAgaaatctgtgcttctctaattctggcctcttgttcctccccgattttaatcgctgctCCATTGGTGGCTgcttcttcagttgcctaggccccaagctctggaatactctctctacaccttgcttttctcctttaaagctgaattctttgaccgagcttttggtcatctgacttaatatctccttatgtggcttggtgtcatattttgttttataatgctcctgagaagcaccttgggacattttattatgttaaaagtgctatataaatataagttgttgttgggtgGATAGAGGAAGTAGGAGGGGACAAGGTAACGGACAGCAGGAGGGAAGCAGGAAGACCTGAGTGCTCTGGCAGATAGAATAGGGTGGAGGAGAAGAATCTTACTCCCTACCCAGGTTTGAGATGCTTTACAAGCATCTTGCCAACCTGAGAAGCctctattattattattattattgttatTATTATAATATGGCAAACTGAAACTTTTTAAAAAGAATTCAAGCCAACTTGAAGTTGGATCCTGCTGATGGCAAGAATACGGATTTTCTTTAGCATGGGTATTGGGGTTCGGGTTGGACCGGCAGCAGGAATGGCCCAGTGCGGCTTTGGATCGAGTAGAGAAGTAGcagcaaccaggtgagaaagggggctGGTATATAGAAAGCTTTTCAGTGGGTCCCAGGTGGGTGACAGGAGATGGAAGCTAGGAGAACAAAAGCAGAGCTGAGTATGCAAGTTTAGATAGTCATAGTGTATGATGGGAAAGTTACAAGAAATAATTGTGTTTGTTCCAGGGAGTGCATGCATTCTTTTAATATATACAGATAATTTTTAATTAATCCTTGTTTACTCTCGAGAGTTTTAAAATGAGACAGTTATGATTTACTCTACAGATGATAATGGAAAACTCAAATGCTTATAAATAACTCAATACCTTGGAAAGACAAGGAGTAAAATGTTGTCCAAGCTAGCATTTAATTTAACTGAAATTTGCATGTATTTATCAATGAGCCGCCTACTCTGATTTGAAGTTCTATTTCTGTCTCACTGCATAGTTTAAACTGAAGTTAAATTTGGCTTCCAGGGTTTCTTCCGAAGAACAATTCGCATGAAGCTGAAGTATGAGAAATGTGATCGTAACTGCAAGATCCAGAAAAAGAACAGGAATAAGTGCCAGTATTGTCGCTTCCAGAAGTGCCTGGCGTTAGGGATGTCACATAATGGTTAGTCAATATTGCCAAAATGAGCAAATGAAAATTTAAGACATGATAAGTTGGCAGGCTTAACAGGTTTTCAAATAGCGAATTAAGTAATTTTATAAGCTATTTGTATAAATACATCTTATGTTAAGTTGTGCTTTACAAGCATCTGACATGGGAGAAATATCCTAAAAATCAGAGTATAAGTTGATAACTTGCCACAACTTCATTCCTGATTCACTTCAATTGTTCAGCTTCATTGTTGATTCCTAATTCAATTAGGAATTAGTCCAGTCTTTGAAAATGATTGTACCCATTGCGTCATACTTGCCAGGAAAGCCACAGGTTTAGCCATGACATCTGCTGAGTTAAATGTGCTTGGCTGATGTGGCAGTTTGGCACTAAGTATTGGTTTCACTGCATCCAGGCGATGGAGGGAGGAAAGCCAGCCAATGTTTCTGATCCTGATTACTGTCAGAAGAGGAAAGGAAAGAAATGCACAAAAAAAATCAACCAGGCAAGTCTGGTTTTAAAAAGAACATATGTTTTAAAGAGGTGCAACCTCAGAGTTGACTGTAAACTCTGTAAGGGTTGCTTTTGTCTTTCAGGTAACGTTTTAAACCAAAGCCCTGCCCCTGTTCAGGTGGCTGCAACAGATTCCATGGCATTTTTATGAAGAAGAACGGGGAGTTCCGTCAGTGTACTGGCCAACgttcatccctcaaccaatgccaccaCAAACATTACAAATGCTCATTCACTTCATTGCTTTTTTGGAACCCTCCTGTATGCATATTGGCTGCCTGTGTTTTCCTACAAAAAatagatgtgaaaggtgctatgtaaatcccTGACTGTCTGTTCTTCTTTCCTTGTATGTTTTACAATGTCCTCTAAGCCCCTCGATTTGTGTTCCATCTTAGTGATACCTCACAGCTATAGTTTCTATAGTTCTTGATTATTCCTCAGTGTTATCTCTGGAGTTGTCAGGACAACAGCTCTGAAGAACAGTATGATCGCTGGTCCTTGTGTGTTGGGAGAAGGTTAAAGTGAAAGGGATACTTGTGTTACAGTTGTTATCAGTGTGGAGCACTGCCTGTTTTCAGTTTGTGCTAATGACCTTGGGTTGAAACCTCCAATGGCAGTAGAGCCTGCAATGATTGATACTGGCTGGAAATAGACTCGCGATTCACTGACCAGCCTAACAATAaataatttaaatgtaattaaattTATACTTAACCAAAACAAACTGAGTTCTTTGCTAAATCTAATTTTGTTTTTCTCTGGTAACAGCCATCCGTTTTGGGCGAATGCCTGAAGCAGAGAAGAAAAAGCTAGTTGCGGGACTTCTAGCTAGtgaagcaacagttcaaaatccacTAATAGCCGATCTGAAATCACTGGCGAAACATGTTTACGATGCATACCTAAAGAACTTCAATATGACTAAAAAAAAAGCACGAGATATCCTAAGTGGAAAGGCTACAAAGGACCCTGTAAGTAAAGGGAGAAGAAGAATCTTGTTGATCCTGGTTTGAATTTTGTGATCAGTATAAGTGCGCTTCATTACTTGGTTCTCCTAACGTTGGCTGCACTCATAAAAAACAAGAACCGAACAACTTACAGCTATATGGTGTACTTCACATCCTCtggacatcacaaagtgcttcacagccaatgaagcaccgcaacaacaaattgcattcatGCAGTgtcttttaacatagaaaaatgtcccaagatgcctcACAGAGGCTTAATCAGATAAAAACaaatgctgagccaaagaaggctGTATTAGAagggatggccaaaagcttggccaaagagatgacttttaaagagggtcttaaagggGAAGATGGAAGTGgtgaggcagagaggtataggaagggaattccagagcgtagggcctagaTGACTGACTACCAACAATGAGGCAAAGAGAGGAGAGACATGCATGAGATCAGAGTCCATAGAGTGCAGATGTGGGGTAGTGGTGGAATTATAGGGTTAgagaaggttacaaagatagggagggggggtggtgccaAGAAGGAATTTAACCATGGTGAGAATTTTGAATGGAGGTTGGGAGCCAGTGCCGATCACTGAGGGCAGAGATGATGGGTGAGTGGGTCAGTGCATGATggcatatgggcagcagagttttggatggactgaattttatgtagAATGGAGGGTTAGAgactggggaaggggaggggtaggaGAAGCAGAAGCAGCTGAACAGATAATCTGAATTTTAGTGATGACGAAGTCCACGAGCTCCTTGTGTTTGAGAGGGCAAAGCAGACAGTTGATAATGGAGACAAGAAgctagtacttttgaagtgcacacCCTGAAATAATCAGTAAACATAAATGAGTTGACCTTTATTTCTGAGACAACAGAGACCTGTTTTTTCATAGGTTTCCTGATCTTGGTTGAGAACAACAATCTCCTCCGGTTTGTAAATTGTTCAGGCTGTTGAGTTTCAAAATTACATCATGATATACACACCCTGAGGCATGGCACCTGCGCAGTTTGATTCCCTAGTCCACTCACTACATGCAATTCCATCATAACACAACAATCCCACGCCCACTCCCAGAACTGCTTTCTCTCAGACTTGCACAGGGACCCATACAAGGCAGCTGTATAAACATGGGAGAGAAATGCATGGAGCTCGATCTCTAAAATGGAATGAAAGAATGATAAGTGTAGACATAATCCAAACTCTATGTACCAACTGGTAGGAAGTTATACTTGCAGTGTAACAAATTTACTTAGGCAATTTCCAATAAAAAATGTTAATTATAGGCAtttgtgtcagaaagtgtgtgtgCAAATGTAGAATTTATAATATAACGTGATTATTACTTTCAGATAGAACTGGAGGGGTGTACTTTGAATAGAAAGTACTCTTCCTAGACTTTGCTTTCCAATTAAATTTAGGGAAAAAACCATGCACTTCTTTTGAGATTCAGTGGATGGCTCTCAGAATAAAACAAAAGTGCAGGAAAAGGTAGGCTGCAACCTCCTATATGGCAATAACGGTCAAATAATGGCTTCTGAGACTTTTTCAATCAATTTGATGCAAAATTGCGACACAGCTGCATAGATACTTAAAGTACTGTTTCTTATGTTATAGAAATTTAACTTTAATCCAGAATGAAAATGAGACAAGAATTCTTTACTGTTTGACATAGCAGTCCCAACTGAGAATGATGTTAGCGCTATAATAATGCATAACTCATATTGTGATGTAATGCCATGTTTGTGCTGAACTGTAATCTGGATTGGCATTAGATATCAGTGCTTCATGTTTTTGTCCAGTTCCGAGAAATATAAATGAGGCTCTTTCGATGGTGAATTATTTGAAGTTCGTTCACCTGAAAGTTGCCTGGCCCAAAGACCGGAATGGGTGACAAACACTTGGGCTTGATAAAAGTACCCCCTCTccacgccaccacccccccccacccccgtcgtcCCAAGCTAACCAAACAAATTTTAGATTAGAACAGTCTGGTTattgattttgttttttttaaagggaaagttTTGGCTGTTGCTGGAAATATTGAAGTGTAAGATCTTTTTTCCAGAGTCAAGCCTCTGGcttacatttatattgcaccttatgTCTCTCAGAAATATGTCAAAGTGCTTTATGTGCACTTAATTATTTTGAAATACGCAAATTATTACTGTATAAGCAAATGGTACTGCCATTTTGTACACGGCAAGATTTCTAAAGCAGCATTGGGATGAATAAtcggttaatctgttttagtgttgttggCCCAAGACACTAATAATGCCGTGGAGTCTTCAACATACATCTGAAAACATCTATTCCAAAGCGTAGCTCCTTAGCCTCACTACAACACTGGGATGAATATCAGCCTGGATTACATGCtgaagtcctgaagtgggacttgaatgcaTAGCCAtctgactgagaaggaagtgtcctGTCAAATGCCAAGCTATTAGAAATATAGCTTCCAACAAGCACTATTTTTCTGAAGTCAAATGTTAAGGCTATATATTTCCAAATGTATTTAGCATTGGAGCTAAATCATGCCCAATAGAGAAGCACTTAATACAGCTGTTAAATTCTGTCCTTCAACAATATCCATGCAATGAGCACAAACAGTTCAAGATGCAGAACCTGATATGTTTGTATGAATAATTCAGTGTTGTAATCGGTCTTGTGGTATAATAATTATGTTGTTTGCAGTAGTTCATGTTATTGGCAGTGCTGCATAGAGGTTAGCATGCTTTTTTATTGCAAATAATTTTTTGCAACATTTTTTCTGCACTGGATTTTGTGTGCACTCATTTTGGGGGAGGAAAATGGGACGACCATGgaattcataaatagttaattgtcCTCTTTTCACACCCCTCATGCCTGAGGCAAATCATGGAACGGTTCATAGGAAAATTCAATGGTACAATTCAGAACCATTGTGTGATGAGGACTGTGGTCCGTGCATGTTTTTGTTTTGTTGAAAGTGGCAGGGTAGTACTCCAGTGGTTGGTGTCATGTGCATTGACTGGCTGAGGTTTGTCCATCGCTAAAAAATATTGGTGATATTGGATATAATGCACACATTCATACTTTTTCTCTGATCGTGACTTGGCAATAGCCATTATTATCCTGTGCAAGAGTTAATGTGTGGGatagaataatttttttttaattgacacATGATACCTAGTGGGGTTCCAAACATTTGCAGTGTTCTGCTTACGGTTTAAAAAGATTGAACTTCACTTAAAGTCTAGACCAAATATAGTTATGATTTGCCCTTGGGAAGTTgtgatgagccaccttcctgaaccgctgcagtgcatctggtgtaggtacacccacagttctcttagggagggagttccaggattttgacccagcaacagtgaaagaaggcgatatagttccaaattaggatggtgagtgacttggaggcggatttgcaggtggtggtgttcccatgtgtctgctgtccttgtccttctaggtggtaaaggtcgcgtgtttagaaggtgctgttgaagaagcctcggtgagttgctgtagtgcatgttGCAGATGATCACATCAAATTAATGTTTTTCTATTTGTAGTTAGTTTCCAGTACCAATCTATTTGTTAATAGATATTAATGTGTTTTCAATACTCTACTGTTCAGAATTAGGAACTTAAAATGTTGGGATGTATTTTTGAACGTTTACAATCAATGTACAGCAGAGACATCTGGTGACTATAGATGGTACTGTGCGAGCCTTCTGACTGAGAGGGCAATACGTCAGAACTTCTGAATAGAGAGTTTCAACACAATAGACTTATATTTGGTGAAAGTGTAATCCTAGGCTTTTAGTCTCTTAAGTCATGCTCCTTCACCCCCACAACCCTCATCAGCTACATGTGCATGCTGTCTCAGTATCACATGCTTTCTGTGTCACGCTGCTTTCTTTCTGACTTGCATTCAGTCATGCATGATCTGTGTCTCTCAATTGTGCACATACTCTCAAGTTCACATGCTTGCCTGCCTTCTGAGTCACTTGTGTTCTGTGTGGCTCTTTTTCTTTTTGTCTCTCTTTGACTTGCACTTTCTCTCACTTACAACTATAATTCCAATTTACATAGTATCTTTTGCATTAAAAAGACAAAGGCGATCTGGAAAATGGATAccaaggagaggtgaccaaaaattTAGTCAAAGAGGTTTATTTTGAGGAAATTTTAATGAGAGAGATGAAGAAGCAGAGGGTTTTACAAAAGGAATTTCAGAGTGGAACCTAGGCTTGTGGCAGACTCTGCCCAGTCGTGTGACATGAGGGTGGGGTTGCACATGAAGTTGGAGTCTTAGAATAGGCAGTTCAGTGGGGATATGTAGCTTGAGAAATTGCAGAGGATAATGTGGGATGAGGTACCAAAGGAATCTTAGCCTAAGGCAAAGATTTTAATCTTGAAGTGTTGGGGAACAGAGAGCCAATGTAGGTAGGTCAGTGAGGACTGGGATGAAGGGAAAGCCGGATAGGATACATGCAGCAAAGTTTTGGGCAAGTTGAATTTTTTGAAGCATGGTAGGTCAGAAAGGAGATGATTGGAGTAGTTGATTCTGTAGATGACAACGACATTTACACAGTGGCTTGAATAGCAGAGGAACTTGGGTAGGAGCAGAGACAGGCATTGTTACAGAGTTGGAAGtcagcatctgtggtggagggtatATCAGATCTGAAGCTTAACTTGGGGTTGAACAGGATACTGAGGTTTCAAAGACTCAGGTTCAGCTTGAGACAGTGGCTGCCAATGGAGGTAGAATCAGTGGCAGTGGAAGAGAGGTAGTTCAGGATGATCTTCCATGTACATGGAAGCTTTTCTGATGTCTGCAGATGACGTCAATGAGGAAGAGAAAGACCAGCAATAGGTCCTTGGGGCATTCTGCAGGTTATAGTGAAGGGATGGAAAGAAAAGCCATTATGGAGATGCTCTGGTTACGTTTGGAAAAACAGGAGTGGAATCATGCAAGCATAGTCCCGTATGGCTGGACAACAGAGGAGGGGCGTTTGAGGAAAATGGCATGGTTAACCATGGGACTCTGCAGAAAGGTCAAGGAAGGATAAAGCATCATGGTCgcattcacagacatacactgctttgtgttttctttctctctctctctctgttttcccctaccCCTGACACCAGTAACATACCCCTTTCGACGGACTGCTCCCTCTCAGTACCCTTAAGATTTTTCTGAGAATTTGAGCATATTTTCAAACTGTTCATCCTGATTTTCTTGGTATGAAATCTGATCCTGTATGCATATCAAATTATTGTTTAAACAAATTGAAATAGCCATTGCAGAAAAATCCAAGCTACTTtaattttatatatatttttaaatttatACTTATTTTATCTTTTCAGAACCTTCTTTCATTCCTTAACTTCTTCATTTCCCTGTATTTTTAATCAGCGGAGTGGGAGAACCAGGAAAACAAATTTCTACTGGTTCCGTTTGTCGTTATTCAGTTCTATAACAAAATTACTGAGCAAATACTCTCGCACTTATTTTCCAAGTCCTTAATGCACAATTATATTCCCAGTTTCACATTAATGTAAAGTGGCTTTGGATGCGCATCAACAGAAAAATTACAGTATAACTTGGAGGGCTAACCCCTGGAGATTGTCGCCCATCAATTTGAACTTGCATCGAATGGTATATAACTCCAGCCTTACTCTTCACCTGTGTGACATTTCCCCTCTGTCACCTGATGTACCTCTGCATTTTCCATCAATATTTTTAAATATTGAGGGAAATGAAGTTGGTAACAGGGAACTTAAAAGTGTTAGCATTTGCACTGGCCCGTGGATATTTTCCTCACTCACTTCTGGCTAGCTGAATAAAATGGGTCATTATTAATTCCAAAATTAATGGAAATTTTTGTACTGCCAGCTTTTTAATTGATTGTTATGTATAGCATTAGAACTGTAGGAAATCTTCATATTTGATGGTGCTTTCAATTATATCCTgatatttttaaaaagtcaagGTCACTTTTCTCTTTGGCTATAAGGTAGTAAACACACATCTGGTTCTCCAAGCAAATTCTAATTTATAATTTTCTCTCCTGAATGCAGCCTTTTGTTATTCATGACATGGAGACCCTCTGGCAGGCCGAGAAAAATCTAGTTTGGAAACAATCGGTAAATGGAATTCCGAATAAAGAGATTGCGGTTCATGTCTTCCATCGTTGCCAGTGTACAACTGTTGAAACCGTACGAGAACTCACTGAATTTGCCAAGTGCATCCCTGAATTCTTAAAGCTGTACCTGAATGACCAGGTGACATTACTAAAATATGGTGTACATGAAGCCATTTTTGCCATGTTGGCATCAATTATGAATAAGGATGGTCTTCTTGTGGCTAATGGAAATGGATTTGTGACTCGGGAGTTCCTGAGGAGCTTACGCAAACCGTTTAGTGAAATTATGGAACCCAAATTTGAGTTTGCAGTGAAATTCAATGCCTTGGAACTGGATGATAGTGACTTGGCTCTTTTTGTGGCTGCCATTATTTTATGTGGAGGTAAGGAAATAACCATATTTATCTCTGCAAGCACTGACTCTCTTCACTTCGtagaatcatggaatagtacagcacagaaggaagccattcagattATAGAGTTTGCAccggctctttcgaagagcaatccagttagttcccactcccccgctctttccccatattcctgtaatttttttctccttcaggttTCCAATTccaaatccaattcccttttgaaggttactattcaATCTCTATCCACCACCAGCCTTTCAAGCAGTGTGTTGCAAATACTAACCACTTGTTGGTAAAAgaagtgtttcctcatgttgcccctAGATCTTTTGCCAGTCatgtcaaatctgtgccctctagttgtcagcccttcagccattggaaacagtttctcttagaacatcagaaataggagtaggtcataaggcccctcaagcctgctctgccattcagttagatcgtgactgaacttctacatcaacctcactttcctgccctatcctcatttcccttgatttccttagtacccaaaaatcaatTGATCTCGGCTTTGAATATACACatcgattgagcatccacagctctttgggatagagaattcaaaagattcacaactctgagggaagaaatttctcatctcaatcctaaatggctgaccccttctgACCTCTtagctgagactatgaccccttgttctagaaacagcttctcagcatcttccctgtcaagctTTTAAAAGTTTTATACGTTTCAAAGAGATTTATTTGGTCtaactaaacccttcatgatttcaaacacttccatcaaatccccacttagccttctctgctcttaagGAGAAAACCCCCAGCTTCTTCAGTCCATTCCTCaaccctgggaccattccagtaaatctcttctgtactttaAAGTCTTcaggtccttcctaaagtgtgttgctcagaattggatacaattctccagctgggaaagaactagtgttttatatatagtgctttatattctttgcctctatttataaagcccgagatcccatctgctttattaactgctgcCATCTGCGAGCACTGACTCCTTTCACATTACTGCTGCCAGCTGCATATAGTGATTCCCTTCACATTACTGCCTCCACCTACATAGgaataagagtaggccatttatccccttgagcctgttccaccattcaatgagatcatggctgatctgcaacccaaCCCCATATACCTGCCTTGCCCCATACCCATTAATAACTTTgagtaacaaaaatctatcaatttacaattgatctagcggaagagaattccaaacttctaccatcctttgtgtgcagATGTGTTTCCTATTTTCGCTCCTAAAATGTCTGAGTATAATTTTTAGACTAGACttcccaactagtggaaatagtttctcactcATAGTTTGTGTATTCCCTCCTGGTAATTTGACCCTTGGAGTCCTGGTACATCTACActgcaaagccaatatatccttcctcaggagtcatgcccagaactgctcacagtactcctgaTGTCGTCTAATCAAGCTTGAGTTTTcccccttgtattctaatcctccAGATATaagggccagcattccattagcctttttgattactattCTGTACATATTCATGACATTTTACTAATCTACATACTGGGATCCTCAATTCTCTTTAGACGTCTGctttttctagcttttcaccatttagaaagtaccctgttttaTCCTTATAGGTCCAaatagatgacctcacatttgcttacattgaaatccatttgagacagttttgcctattcacttaattTAGAAATATCTCTTggtaatgttatgcttccatccacactgcttacattgctacctatctttgtgtcatcagcaaatttggatatgtggctttctaacccatcatctaagtcattaataaatacggtgaatagttgaggaCCCAACGCAGAGCTTTGTCAGACACCAATAGTCACATTCTGGCAATTAGAGTATCTGCCCCTTATTCCTACTTTCTTTCCTGTTGCTCAACCATTTCCcatccaggtcaataatttgccctcaattgcATGGGCTTCAACATTAGCTAACAGTCTgttatgaaggactttatcaaatgccttcttgaggTCCATATAATTAACATCCATTGATTTTTCCATCCACTACATTAGTCCTCTCTTTAAAagatttgatcaggttcatcaggcatgacctaccccttaCAAATACATCTGGCTCTCTTAATCACATGAGTTTTCTAGATGTTCAGTCAACCCATTCTTAATTGTagcctctagtaatttcccaacgacagatgttaggctaactggtttatagttCCCTGGTTTTCATCTCTTTCTCCTTTCGTGAAATTTTCCAATAtaaaggaacagttcccaaattgagagaactttggaagattatagttaggacatctgcaatgttctcacctacttcctttaaaaccctgggataaaAACCATTTGGTCCTGGAGGTTTGTCATTCTTTAGTGCAAttgttttcttcattactgtttttTTTGCTTACGCTAATTTTGGAGAGTTCTTGTCCCTGATTTGATATTACTTTCATCGGGATGTCCAAAATGCTGACcttttcctctactgtaaatattgactcaaagtaattattcaatatgCCCGCCATTTCCTATTTTCATTGACAATGTCACCATTATCAATTGTCAATggacccacattgctcctgaccactttttcttaatataattgtaaaaattgtgttgattttgatatcccttagaAATTTATTTGCTTAGtccttttgtagctcttactacctgttttgtcacccttttgcTGTTCTGTGTATCTTTCCCATTTTTCAGGAGCTGTCATTCTTTTGCACTTTTGTGTGCTTTTTCTTAGTTTCATTTTGTCACCTCTTTAGTCATCCATGGCTTTTTTTTTTGCAAGTAGCGTTCTTGCCCCTTAgggatataaactggttctgtatcatagCAAATTCTTTTTGACCACCTGCCACTGATCTTTTGCTGTTTTAACTCATAGACTAACTTGACCGGTTTACTGTGGACATTCTGTTTCATCACATTGCAATCAACTTTACCTAAATCtaaaatcttagtagctgtttcccCCTTTTAAGCATGACATTGaattcaatcacattatgatcactgttagataaatgttcacacattGTTAGGcttttaactaaatctggctcattgctcATTAATacacctagggcggcacagtggcgcagtggttagcactgcagcctcacagctccagggacccgggttcgattctgggtactgcttgtgtggagtttgcaagttctccctgtgtctgcgtgggttttctccgggtgctccg
The Heterodontus francisci isolate sHetFra1 chromosome 25, sHetFra1.hap1, whole genome shotgun sequence genome window above contains:
- the LOC137383826 gene encoding peroxisome proliferator-activated receptor delta-like; protein product: MEKLQDASSDSKEEGDDWVDSKTTEYETLGPVTEIASSSQKDVMEAASPSVVQSKLTNEEATTSGVNVECRICGDKASGFHYGVHACEGCKGFFRRTIRMKLKYEKCDRNCKIQKKNRNKCQYCRFQKCLALGMSHNAIRFGRMPEAEKKKLVAGLLASEATVQNPLIADLKSLAKHVYDAYLKNFNMTKKKARDILSGKATKDPPFVIHDMETLWQAEKNLVWKQSVNGIPNKEIAVHVFHRCQCTTVETVRELTEFAKCIPEFLKLYLNDQVTLLKYGVHEAIFAMLASIMNKDGLLVANGNGFVTREFLRSLRKPFSEIMEPKFEFAVKFNALELDDSDLALFVAAIILCGDRPGLMSVKQIEKMQDSILQALSLHLQTNHPDSQYLFPKLLQKMADLRQLVTENAQLVQKIKKTEADTSLHPLLQEIYKDMY